Proteins co-encoded in one Campylobacter ornithocola genomic window:
- a CDS encoding lytic transglycosylase domain-containing protein, with protein MKKSFLFFILVLLYLNAKALQFTPEHYTQQAQILRNLDIEASYLSDMIFLEFKESSMDMHSKTLVDTMREFYKITPIIRKILEKENIPQEFLYLAIVESGLKIHSISRTKAVGVWQFMKPTAQTLGLRIDPYVDERKDLVKSTYAAIAYLKQLKEQFGKWYLAILAYNCGDGKLRQAIKKAKSDDLRVLLDPDKKYLPLETRVFIRKILTMAFLANNNDFLISQDSALLNYALSSEVKKISVPPSVSLRELAKVAKMSYNEFKRYNPHFNYDFTPPDKKDYYMYIPLSKSVAVENALQNVKLAKVDTTIPHTKIYIVKEGDSLYTIAKKHKISVESIKEYNKIKGNLININQKLVLKIKENNNEKIKTTQKLSKNSHTKVVSR; from the coding sequence ATGAAAAAAAGCTTTTTATTTTTTATCTTAGTATTATTATATTTAAATGCTAAGGCCTTGCAATTTACCCCAGAACATTACACACAACAAGCACAAATTTTAAGAAATTTAGATATAGAAGCAAGTTATCTTAGCGATATGATTTTTTTAGAATTTAAAGAATCTTCTATGGATATGCATTCTAAAACTTTAGTTGATACCATGAGGGAATTTTATAAAATCACTCCAATTATTCGTAAAATTTTAGAAAAAGAAAATATTCCTCAGGAATTTTTGTATTTAGCTATTGTAGAATCTGGTTTAAAAATTCATAGTATTTCTAGAACTAAGGCAGTTGGTGTTTGGCAGTTTATGAAGCCAACAGCACAAACTTTAGGTTTAAGAATAGATCCTTATGTGGATGAGAGAAAAGATCTAGTTAAATCAACTTATGCTGCTATTGCTTATTTAAAGCAATTAAAAGAGCAATTTGGAAAATGGTATTTGGCTATTTTAGCTTATAATTGCGGTGATGGTAAATTGCGTCAAGCTATAAAAAAAGCAAAAAGCGATGATTTAAGAGTTTTACTTGATCCTGATAAAAAGTATCTACCATTAGAAACTAGAGTTTTTATTAGAAAAATTCTTACCATGGCATTTTTAGCAAATAATAATGATTTTTTAATTTCGCAAGATAGTGCTTTACTTAATTATGCTCTATCAAGTGAGGTTAAAAAAATTTCTGTTCCACCAAGCGTTTCTTTAAGAGAGCTTGCTAAGGTAGCTAAAATGTCCTATAATGAATTTAAACGTTATAATCCACATTTTAATTATGATTTTACTCCACCTGATAAAAAAGATTATTATATGTATATTCCTTTAAGTAAAAGTGTAGCAGTAGAAAATGCATTGCAAAATGTGAAATTAGCTAAAGTTGATACAACCATTCCGCATACAAAAATTTATATAGTAAAAGAGGGTGATAGTCTTTATACTATTGCAAAAAAGCATAAAATTAGTGTTGAAAGTATCAAAGAATATAATAAAATCAAAGGAAATCTGATTAATATTAATCAAAAACTTGTGTTAAAAATTAAGGAGAATAATAATGAAAAAATCAAGACTACTCAAAAATTATCAAAAAACTCTCATACAAAAGTCGTTAGTCGTTAG
- a CDS encoding septal ring lytic transglycosylase RlpA family protein produces MKKSRLLKNYQKTLIQKSLVVSCVGVLFSACSMVPISTPTVYYPERDFKSIKHNNTSLKGTMKPYTINGKTYYPTVVEVGETADGIASWYGPGFHGKKTSNGETYDQNSYTAAHKTLPMNTIVKVTNLKNHRQTTVRINDRGPFVAGRIIDLSNMAARDIDMIQAGTAPVRLEVIGFGTSANSGSVHTNSNLGSSGEIADSGHIFQGGSFMVQIGAFRNKSGAELIASRYKNYNSYTSTIQTSAKDGLHRVFLKGFRSEQEARDFVDSGSFPGAFIVRE; encoded by the coding sequence ATGAAAAAATCAAGACTACTCAAAAATTATCAAAAAACTCTCATACAAAAGTCGTTAGTCGTTAGTTGTGTAGGGGTTTTATTTAGTGCTTGTAGCATGGTGCCTATTAGTACGCCTACTGTGTATTATCCAGAAAGAGATTTTAAAAGTATAAAACATAATAATACAAGTTTAAAAGGCACTATGAAGCCTTATACTATCAATGGTAAAACTTATTATCCAACTGTAGTAGAAGTAGGTGAAACTGCTGATGGTATAGCTAGTTGGTATGGACCAGGTTTTCATGGTAAAAAAACCTCTAATGGTGAAACTTATGATCAAAATAGCTATACCGCGGCTCATAAAACATTACCTATGAATACTATAGTAAAAGTAACTAACTTAAAAAATCATCGCCAAACTACAGTTAGGATTAATGACAGAGGACCTTTTGTAGCAGGTAGGATTATAGATTTATCCAATATGGCTGCAAGAGACATTGATATGATACAAGCAGGTACAGCTCCTGTAAGACTTGAAGTAATTGGCTTTGGAACAAGTGCTAATTCAGGTTCAGTGCATACTAATTCTAATTTGGGTAGTAGTGGAGAGATTGCTGATAGTGGACATATTTTTCAAGGTGGATCTTTTATGGTGCAAATTGGTGCATTTAGAAATAAAAGTGGTGCAGAGCTAATAGCAAGTAGATATAAAAATTATAATTCTTACACTTCAACAATACAAACAAGTGCTAAAGATGGCTTGCACAGGGTGTTTTTAAAAGGTTTTAGAAGCGAGCAAGAAGCAAGAGATTTTGTTGACAGCGGCTCTTTCCCAGGTGCGTTTATAGTAAGAGAGTAA
- a CDS encoding HAD hydrolase family protein has protein sequence MIELIFLDVDGCLTDGKIIYTQNYGEIKEFNVKDGAAIEAWQKLGKKVAIITGRTSECVYFRARDLKIDLVYQGISDKLACAKEIIEKLNLDFSQCAAIGDYYNDMSLLEAVGYSFKPKDAHKALKTDKVLNRKGGSGAVSEMIEILIEYNNMQAQWDKLWR, from the coding sequence ATGATAGAACTTATTTTTTTAGATGTAGATGGTTGTTTAACAGATGGTAAAATCATCTACACGCAAAATTATGGCGAGATTAAAGAATTTAATGTAAAAGATGGTGCGGCGATTGAAGCTTGGCAAAAACTTGGTAAAAAAGTTGCTATCATTACAGGTAGAACTAGTGAGTGTGTGTATTTTAGGGCTAGAGATTTAAAAATTGATTTAGTATATCAAGGTATTAGTGATAAATTAGCTTGTGCTAAAGAAATTATAGAAAAATTAAATTTAGATTTTTCTCAATGTGCTGCTATTGGGGATTATTATAATGATATGAGCTTACTTGAAGCAGTTGGTTATAGTTTTAAACCAAAAGATGCACATAAGGCTTTAAAAACTGATAAAGTTTTAAACAGAAAAGGTGGTAGTGGAGCAGTGAGTGAAATGATAGAAATTTTAATTGAATATAATAATATGCAAGCTCAATGGGATAAACTTTGGCGATAA
- the lptA gene encoding lipopolysaccharide transport periplasmic protein LptA, translating to MVFRAIIFLCLLNLFAFSAQKIEVYAKDFYLDEKNETSVLTGDVEVKKGKDILNSQKLVIYMKNKQPIKYIATKDAKFKIMMKDKIYHGSGDEFVYNVVKDTYEINGNAKITEVQTKKELIGDKIIVDRKNMTYRVVSKDKKPVKFVFEVKE from the coding sequence ATGGTTTTTAGAGCAATAATTTTTTTATGTTTATTAAATTTATTTGCATTTAGTGCACAAAAAATAGAAGTTTATGCTAAAGATTTTTATTTAGATGAGAAAAATGAAACAAGTGTATTAACTGGTGATGTGGAAGTAAAAAAAGGTAAGGATATTTTAAATTCACAAAAATTAGTTATTTATATGAAAAACAAACAGCCTATTAAATATATAGCTACTAAAGATGCTAAATTTAAAATTATGATGAAAGATAAAATTTATCATGGAAGCGGTGATGAATTTGTTTATAATGTAGTTAAAGATACATATGAGATTAATGGTAATGCAAAAATCACAGAAGTGCAAACAAAAAAAGAACTTATAGGAGATAAAATCATTGTCGATAGAAAAAATATGACTTATAGGGTGGTTAGTAAAGATAAAAAACCTGTGAAATTTGTATTTGAAGTAAAAGAATGA
- the yihA gene encoding ribosome biogenesis GTP-binding protein YihA/YsxC, whose amino-acid sequence MIVNAKFLISASKIEEAPQPIYTEIAFLGRSNVGKSSLINTLCKNKNLAKSSSTPGKTQLINFFEVDCKKDEDKFKLIFIDLPGFGYAKVSKKTKAIWNKNLDEFLKERSSIKLFIHLVDSRHENLDIDENLDLYLDSFIRADQKKITVFTKADKLNQSQKAKIFNANKNAIMVSNLKKSGIDILEQKIILESLGFNEE is encoded by the coding sequence ATGATAGTAAATGCTAAATTTTTAATTTCTGCTTCTAAAATAGAGGAAGCACCACAACCTATATATACTGAAATTGCTTTTTTAGGGCGTTCTAATGTAGGAAAAAGCTCTTTAATTAATACACTTTGTAAAAATAAAAATTTAGCGAAAAGTTCTTCAACCCCAGGTAAAACTCAACTCATTAATTTTTTTGAAGTAGATTGCAAAAAAGATGAGGATAAATTTAAATTAATATTTATTGATTTGCCTGGTTTTGGTTATGCTAAAGTAAGTAAAAAAACAAAGGCTATTTGGAATAAAAATCTAGATGAGTTTTTAAAAGAGCGTAGTTCTATTAAACTTTTTATTCATTTGGTAGATTCAAGACATGAAAATTTGGATATTGATGAAAATTTGGATTTGTATTTAGATTCTTTTATTAGGGCTGATCAGAAAAAAATAACAGTTTTTACAAAAGCAGATAAGCTCAATCAAAGTCAAAAAGCAAAAATTTTTAATGCAAACAAAAATGCCATCATGGTTTCAAATTTGAAAAAAAGTGGTATTGATATATTGGAACAAAAAATTATTCTAGAGAGCTTAGGTTTTAATGAGGAGTAG
- the mrdA gene encoding penicillin-binding protein 2: protein MRMRLVMGFIACFFILLLARVYYISVKSNVYYEEIAKQNAIKTQFLAPVRGQILDIKGRPLAVNKLGFSISIKPYLYIKKKNRALLEQELQAIVGAFPDLNATKLKKAYIKADSYYNQDYIEVVSFIEYDSMIKHFTKLNLRENMQVKSTTQRFYPYDALASHVIGYVGKANLNDMNENEIARLTSYVGRSGIERSYNEILQGQKGEKVSKVNALNKEIEELSYKKPISSNITLSIDLDLQEYLANIFENLAGAAIVMDIKSGAILAAGSFPEYNLNPFVTGISQEEWDKLSNDLNHPFTNKLINGLYPPGSVVKMGTALAFLDSGRVGENHKYLCDSNFELGGRKFRCWKAIGHGYMAMNDAIRESCDVYFYKGALEVGIDTISSVFERIGFGAKTGVDLPNEFIGTVPSRIWKKEKYNQPWYQGETLNTSIGQGDFLATPMQVAKFTAMIATAKNITPHFLHSIDDNATKINFDNNENVFTTFELSKLPLLRRAMYEVANVDGGTTARFLRNSPITIAAKTGTAQVVGISQSEKKRIKEEDLEYFLRSHAWITSYAPYEKPQYVVVVLIEHGKSGSSTGGPILAKIYQKLIDLGYIDKKYIKKKTK from the coding sequence ATGCGTATGCGTTTAGTAATGGGTTTTATAGCTTGTTTTTTTATACTTTTGCTAGCTAGAGTATATTATATAAGTGTAAAATCTAATGTTTATTATGAAGAAATAGCTAAACAAAATGCTATTAAAACGCAGTTTTTAGCACCTGTAAGAGGACAAATTTTAGATATAAAAGGCAGGCCTTTAGCGGTAAATAAATTAGGTTTTTCAATTTCTATAAAACCATATTTATATATAAAAAAGAAAAACAGAGCCCTTTTAGAACAAGAATTACAGGCTATAGTAGGAGCTTTTCCTGATTTAAATGCCACCAAACTCAAAAAAGCTTATATAAAGGCAGATTCTTATTATAATCAAGATTATATTGAAGTAGTGTCATTTATAGAATATGATTCAATGATTAAACATTTTACAAAGCTTAATTTGCGTGAAAATATGCAAGTAAAATCCACTACTCAAAGATTTTATCCATACGATGCTTTAGCTAGTCATGTTATAGGTTATGTTGGGAAAGCAAATTTAAATGATATGAATGAGAATGAAATTGCAAGATTAACTAGTTATGTGGGACGTAGCGGAATAGAGCGTTCTTATAATGAAATTTTACAAGGTCAAAAAGGTGAAAAGGTTAGTAAAGTAAATGCATTAAATAAAGAAATAGAAGAGCTTTCTTATAAAAAACCCATCTCGAGTAATATCACATTAAGTATTGATCTTGATTTACAAGAATATTTAGCTAATATTTTTGAAAATTTAGCAGGTGCAGCAATAGTAATGGATATAAAAAGTGGAGCTATTTTGGCAGCAGGTAGTTTTCCTGAGTATAATTTAAATCCTTTTGTTACCGGTATTAGCCAAGAAGAGTGGGATAAGCTTTCTAATGATTTAAATCATCCTTTTACTAATAAACTTATAAACGGACTATATCCCCCAGGTTCAGTTGTAAAAATGGGTACAGCTTTAGCATTTTTAGATAGTGGTAGGGTAGGTGAAAATCACAAGTATTTGTGTGATTCTAATTTTGAGCTTGGTGGTAGAAAATTTAGATGTTGGAAAGCCATAGGTCATGGCTATATGGCTATGAATGATGCTATTAGAGAAAGTTGTGATGTGTATTTTTATAAAGGTGCTTTAGAGGTTGGCATTGATACTATTAGTTCTGTTTTTGAAAGGATAGGTTTTGGAGCAAAAACAGGAGTAGATTTACCTAATGAATTTATAGGAACAGTGCCTAGTAGGATTTGGAAAAAAGAAAAATATAATCAACCTTGGTATCAAGGGGAAACTTTAAATACTAGTATAGGTCAAGGAGATTTTCTCGCTACACCTATGCAAGTGGCTAAATTTACAGCTATGATTGCCACAGCTAAAAATATCACACCGCATTTTTTACATAGTATTGATGATAATGCCACTAAGATAAATTTTGACAATAATGAAAATGTTTTTACTACATTTGAGTTATCAAAACTCCCACTTTTAAGACGTGCAATGTATGAAGTGGCAAATGTTGATGGGGGAACTACGGCAAGATTTTTACGAAATTCACCTATAACCATAGCAGCCAAAACAGGAACGGCACAAGTGGTTGGAATTTCTCAAAGTGAAAAAAAGCGTATTAAAGAAGAGGATTTGGAGTATTTTTTAAGATCTCATGCTTGGATTACTTCTTATGCACCTTATGAAAAACCACAATATGTAGTAGTAGTTTTAATCGAACATGGAAAAAGTGGTAGTAGTACAGGAGGGCCTATACTTGCTAAAATTTATCAAAAACTTATAGATTTGGGTTATATTGATAAAAAATATATCAAGAAAAAGACTAAATAA
- the queA gene encoding tRNA preQ1(34) S-adenosylmethionine ribosyltransferase-isomerase QueA: protein MNKDLLLSSYDYDLPSELVANFPILPKENAKLLVYERCKDQISHLHFKDLAKILPPCEIIFNDTKVIKARIYGTKESGSKIELFINHPLKNNDFLVQIRGKVKEGQILYFENSLKVKIKKLHDDGTREVEFFNGDKKLNHHEVFEILEKIGHVPLPPYIKRSDEAQDNINYQSIFAKNQGAVAAPTASLHFDEAMIDGLKINHNIHTITLHVGAGTFKGVECEDIREHKMHSEFFHIDDEVCALINSSKKILGVGTTVTRCIEYYHRKKTKEGFCDLFLHPQNTPQRLDYLLTNFHLPKSTLIMLVAAFMGREKTLELYHKAIENNYRFYSYGDGMLII, encoded by the coding sequence ATTAATAAAGATCTTTTGCTTTCTAGTTATGACTATGACTTACCAAGCGAGCTTGTAGCAAATTTTCCCATCTTACCTAAAGAAAATGCTAAGCTTTTAGTTTACGAAAGGTGTAAAGATCAAATTTCACATTTACATTTTAAGGACTTAGCTAAAATTTTACCACCTTGTGAAATCATCTTTAATGATACCAAAGTCATTAAAGCAAGAATTTATGGAACCAAAGAAAGTGGTAGTAAAATAGAACTTTTTATTAATCACCCTTTAAAAAACAATGATTTTTTAGTTCAAATTCGTGGTAAGGTTAAAGAAGGACAAATTTTATATTTTGAAAATTCTTTAAAAGTTAAAATTAAAAAATTACACGATGATGGTACAAGAGAAGTGGAATTTTTTAATGGTGATAAAAAACTTAATCATCATGAAGTTTTTGAAATTTTAGAAAAAATAGGTCATGTGCCTTTACCGCCATATATTAAAAGATCAGATGAAGCACAAGATAACATTAATTATCAAAGTATTTTTGCTAAAAATCAAGGTGCAGTTGCAGCACCCACTGCCAGCTTGCACTTTGATGAAGCGATGATTGATGGGCTTAAAATAAATCACAATATCCACACCATTACACTGCATGTTGGTGCAGGAACTTTTAAAGGTGTAGAATGTGAAGATATACGTGAGCATAAAATGCATTCAGAATTTTTTCATATTGATGATGAAGTTTGTGCTTTGATTAATTCTTCTAAGAAAATACTAGGTGTTGGCACTACTGTTACTCGTTGTATAGAATACTATCATAGAAAAAAAACAAAAGAAGGTTTTTGTGATTTGTTTTTGCACCCACAAAATACACCGCAAAGACTTGATTATTTGCTTACTAATTTTCACTTACCAAAATCGACTTTAATTATGCTTGTAGCAGCATTTATGGGTAGAGAAAAAACCTTAGAGCTTTATCATAAAGCTATAGAAAATAACTATCGTTTTTACTCATATGGCGATGGAATGCTAATTATTTAG
- the tatC gene encoding twin-arginine translocase subunit TatC, whose translation MFEELKPHLVELRKRLFISVACVVVMFFICFSFNNYIIDILKAPVEAALPEISRQMTFVELQEPLFTAMKVSFFTAFLISLPVIFWQFWKFVAPGLYDNEKRLVVPFVSFASIMFALGALFCYYIVIPLAFKFLIDFGVQTQDFKPLISIGLYVGFFTKLVIAFGLAFEMPVITFFFAKLGLIDDTFLKKHFRVSVLVIFVFSAMMTPPDVISQFLMAVPLCGLYGISIYIAKKVNPSQKEDDEND comes from the coding sequence ATGTTTGAAGAATTAAAACCACATTTAGTAGAACTTAGAAAAAGATTATTTATAAGTGTTGCTTGTGTTGTTGTGATGTTTTTTATATGTTTTAGTTTTAATAACTATATTATAGACATACTAAAAGCACCTGTTGAAGCAGCCTTACCTGAAATTTCAAGACAAATGACCTTCGTTGAGCTACAAGAGCCTTTATTTACTGCGATGAAGGTTTCATTTTTTACAGCTTTTTTGATTTCTTTACCGGTTATTTTTTGGCAGTTTTGGAAATTTGTAGCACCTGGACTTTATGATAACGAAAAAAGACTAGTAGTACCTTTTGTAAGCTTTGCTAGTATTATGTTTGCACTTGGTGCTTTGTTTTGTTATTATATAGTTATACCTTTGGCTTTTAAATTTTTGATTGATTTTGGGGTGCAAACCCAAGATTTTAAGCCTTTAATTAGTATAGGTTTATATGTAGGCTTTTTTACTAAATTAGTAATTGCTTTTGGTTTGGCTTTTGAAATGCCTGTAATAACCTTTTTCTTTGCTAAACTTGGACTTATTGATGATACTTTTTTGAAAAAACATTTTAGGGTTTCTGTTTTAGTGATTTTTGTTTTCTCGGCTATGATGACACCACCTGATGTTATATCACAATTTTTAATGGCTGTACCTTTGTGTGGACTTTATGGAATTTCTATTTATATAGCAAAAAAAGTCAATCCTAGTCAAAAAGAAGACGATGAAAATGATTAA
- the tatB gene encoding Sec-independent protein translocase protein TatB, with product MSFGEILVILVVAILVLGPEKLPSTIVEIAKILKAIKSNIDEAKASINKELKIAELKDEAQKYKDEFSQTNENIRKKLSFEEFDQLKEDILNNTKELKNEINDLEKDIQELSNLEEKIQKDEKNTQKMEN from the coding sequence ATGAGTTTTGGTGAAATTTTAGTTATTTTAGTTGTAGCTATTTTAGTGCTTGGGCCTGAAAAATTACCTTCAACCATAGTTGAAATTGCAAAAATTTTAAAAGCCATTAAAAGCAATATCGATGAAGCAAAAGCAAGTATTAATAAAGAACTAAAAATAGCAGAATTAAAAGATGAAGCACAAAAATACAAAGATGAATTTTCACAAACTAATGAAAATATCAGAAAAAAACTAAGTTTTGAAGAATTTGATCAACTCAAAGAAGATATTTTAAATAATACCAAAGAATTAAAAAATGAAATTAATGATTTAGAAAAAGATATACAAGAACTTTCTAATCTTGAAGAAAAAATTCAAAAAGATGAAAAAAATACTCAGAAAATGGAAAACTAA
- a CDS encoding permease, whose translation MEKLLFILKDFLVLFAEISILFVLVSVAVAYLNERYAKFFNEHLKKDSFVTYIKAVILGCLTPFCSCSSIPLLNAFLKAKVPLGVCIAYLITSPLINPIIVVMFVVSFGLKISLFYVGFLFCVILLLSFCVSKINTQIFFNEDFLKNDLEQKSSCCSNDNSSKKTCEKSKSMFETNLRKNKIKELFWQSFKEYKKILPYIIIGMGIGALIQGFFPEDFFQNYMKDYGVLGVFIAAFIGVLLYMNCTAMIPVALALTTSGIPLGIMMSFLIAGAGCSLPELILLKRIFKVSFLVLFASMIVFIAISFGLLMFFI comes from the coding sequence ATGGAAAAGTTACTTTTTATTTTAAAAGATTTTCTTGTTTTATTTGCTGAGATTTCTATCTTATTTGTTTTAGTTAGTGTGGCAGTTGCCTATCTTAATGAGCGCTATGCTAAATTTTTTAATGAACATCTAAAGAAAGATTCTTTTGTGACATATATAAAAGCTGTAATTTTAGGTTGTTTAACTCCGTTTTGTTCATGTTCAAGTATACCACTTTTAAATGCTTTCTTAAAAGCTAAGGTTCCACTTGGAGTGTGTATAGCTTATTTAATCACCTCACCCTTAATTAATCCTATTATAGTGGTGATGTTTGTGGTAAGTTTTGGTTTAAAAATCTCTTTATTTTATGTAGGATTTTTATTTTGTGTGATTTTATTACTTTCTTTTTGTGTTTCTAAAATAAACACTCAAATATTTTTTAACGAAGATTTTTTAAAAAATGATTTAGAGCAGAAATCAAGCTGCTGTTCTAATGATAATTCTTCTAAAAAAACATGCGAAAAATCTAAATCCATGTTTGAAACTAATCTTAGAAAAAATAAGATAAAAGAATTGTTTTGGCAAAGCTTTAAAGAATATAAAAAAATATTACCTTATATTATTATAGGTATGGGTATAGGAGCATTGATCCAGGGTTTTTTCCCAGAGGATTTTTTCCAAAATTACATGAAAGATTATGGTGTTTTAGGTGTATTTATAGCAGCTTTTATAGGAGTTTTACTTTATATGAACTGCACAGCTATGATTCCTGTGGCATTAGCTTTAACTACCAGTGGAATTCCACTTGGTATAATGATGAGTTTTTTAATAGCAGGTGCAGGATGTTCTTTACCTGAACTTATTTTACTTAAAAGAATTTTTAAAGTAAGTTTTTTGGTTTTATTTGCTAGTATGATTGTTTTTATAGCAATTAGTTTTGGACTTTTAATGTTTTTTATATAA
- a CDS encoding ArsR/SmtB family transcription factor, translating into MDDFLKTTGAINDESRILILAFLQKHGKLCVCDLQSSLNMSQSRISRHLKILKEANFLEVDRQGVWVYYGIKEDLSIFCKDMLKNINNLSLNLPELKRFSCDCPKE; encoded by the coding sequence ATGGATGATTTTTTAAAGACAACAGGTGCGATTAATGATGAAAGTAGGATTTTAATTCTAGCTTTTTTACAAAAACATGGAAAACTTTGCGTATGTGATTTGCAAAGTTCTTTAAATATGAGTCAATCGAGGATTTCAAGGCATTTAAAAATTTTAAAAGAAGCTAATTTTTTGGAAGTAGACAGACAAGGAGTTTGGGTGTATTATGGTATAAAAGAAGATTTAAGTATTTTTTGCAAAGATATGTTAAAAAATATCAATAATCTTTCTTTAAACCTTCCTGAGCTTAAAAGATTTTCTTGTGATTGCCCTAAGGAATAA
- a CDS encoding ArsC family transcriptional regulator, whose protein sequence is MKIAFICIHNSCRSQIAEALCKKMCKEIGLNLDVYSAGSDLSKEVNYKAIRVLKEKYTLDISSYKVKGFDSLPKDLDIVVGMGCGVVCPSVSARYHFDFGLEDPSGFEDKDFIKVVESLELKLKELLEKITQGEL, encoded by the coding sequence ATGAAAATAGCTTTTATTTGCATTCATAATAGTTGCAGATCTCAAATAGCTGAAGCTTTGTGTAAAAAAATGTGCAAAGAGATTGGTTTGAATTTAGATGTTTATTCGGCAGGAAGTGATCTTTCTAAAGAAGTTAATTATAAAGCTATAAGGGTTTTAAAAGAAAAATATACACTTGATATAAGTTCTTATAAGGTAAAGGGTTTTGATAGCTTACCTAAGGATTTAGATATTGTTGTAGGAATGGGTTGTGGGGTAGTTTGTCCAAGTGTTAGCGCAAGATACCATTTTGACTTTGGTTTAGAAGATCCTAGTGGTTTTGAAGATAAGGATTTTATTAAAGTAGTGGAAAGCTTGGAATTAAAACTTAAAGAGCTTTTAGAAAAAATCACACAAGGAGAGCTTTAA
- a CDS encoding arsenic resistance protein: MLGFIDRFLTLWIFIAMAFGLFLGFIFPNITNFWESFNYNKNNVLLMVCLVLMMYPPLAKVEYKKIFKIFHSFKALILSLFLNWIFGPIFDVYISLGVFKK, translated from the coding sequence ATGCTTGGTTTTATAGATAGATTTTTAACCCTATGGATTTTTATAGCCATGGCTTTTGGATTATTTTTAGGATTTATCTTTCCTAATATTACAAATTTTTGGGAGAGTTTTAATTATAATAAAAATAATGTTTTACTTATGGTATGTTTGGTTTTAATGATGTATCCACCTTTGGCTAAGGTTGAGTATAAAAAGATATTTAAAATTTTTCATTCTTTTAAAGCTTTAATACTTTCTTTATTTTTAAACTGGATTTTTGGTCCTATTTTTGATGTTTATATTAGCTTGGGTGTTTTTAAAAAATGA
- a CDS encoding arsenic resistance protein, whose protein sequence is MFILAWVFLKNDLDYMQGIIIIGLARCVAMVVVWSDLAKADKEYTAALVGINTIFQILCFAFYVYLFLEFFPSLLGLSFQNNLEIRMDEILKNVAIYLGLPFLLGILSRVVFIGLKGKEWFEQKFLPKINPITLVTLLFTIIIMCSYRSNDIFSLPLDVFKICIPLFLYFVIMFYSSWFIGKKLGLNYEKNTAISFSASGNNFELAIAISIASFGISSLQSFAAIIGPLIEVPVLILLVKWALKFKY, encoded by the coding sequence ATGTTTATATTAGCTTGGGTGTTTTTAAAAAATGATCTTGATTATATGCAAGGCATTATCATCATAGGTTTAGCTCGTTGTGTAGCTATGGTGGTAGTTTGGAGTGATTTAGCTAAGGCTGATAAAGAGTACACTGCTGCTTTGGTAGGTATTAACACCATTTTTCAAATTTTGTGTTTTGCTTTTTATGTGTATTTGTTTTTAGAGTTTTTTCCTTCTCTTTTGGGCTTGAGTTTTCAAAATAACCTAGAAATAAGAATGGATGAAATTTTGAAAAATGTGGCAATTTATCTTGGTTTACCTTTTTTACTAGGGATCTTAAGTAGGGTAGTTTTTATTGGTTTAAAAGGTAAAGAATGGTTTGAGCAAAAATTCTTACCCAAAATTAATCCTATTACGCTTGTCACTTTGCTTTTTACTATCATTATTATGTGTTCTTATCGATCAAATGATATTTTTAGTTTACCTTTGGATGTATTTAAAATTTGCATTCCTTTGTTTTTATATTTTGTGATAATGTTTTATAGTTCTTGGTTTATAGGTAAAAAACTAGGTTTAAACTATGAAAAAAACACAGCTATTAGTTTTAGTGCTAGTGGTAATAATTTTGAACTTGCTATAGCTATATCTATTGCATCTTTTGGTATAAGTTCATTACAATCTTTTGCTGCTATTATAGGTCCATTGATTGAGGTGCCTGTTTTGATTTTACTTGTTAAATGGGCTTTGAAGTTTAAATATTAA